One genomic region from Arthrobacter sp. FB24 encodes:
- a CDS encoding GNAT family N-acetyltransferase has product MLNDDAPMPGSWRTSLAGAGMEWRPAAEGDIEAWAALIARTAEAEKPVWFERAADLEQILQSKKNHPAANTLLVLDLGAVPRAYARITKNMDGDRAYGFGCVDPGWQRRGIGTALLEWLSERTVRRFAEDSPAGGGGAVPRLRIHMEQQHEHQQQLLRKAGFRVVRYYNEMHRHLDGVPLPEVRLDDGLALVTMRPELSEGVRQAHNAAFRDHWGSEPRDEESWGFTMNDPQARPDLSAVVLDRASGIVAGYQLASHDPDSAVSRGYSEGYTDLLGVRREYRGRGIAQALLADAMRRFAAAGMDRASLDVDSENPTGALALYEKMGYAAVNRSLAWDKEFPVPG; this is encoded by the coding sequence ATGCTGAACGACGATGCGCCGATGCCCGGATCCTGGCGGACGTCCCTGGCCGGCGCGGGCATGGAGTGGCGTCCTGCGGCGGAGGGTGACATTGAGGCGTGGGCTGCCCTGATCGCCCGGACGGCCGAGGCGGAAAAGCCGGTGTGGTTCGAGCGGGCCGCCGACCTCGAGCAGATCCTGCAATCGAAAAAGAACCATCCCGCCGCCAACACCCTCCTGGTGCTGGATCTCGGGGCGGTTCCCCGGGCCTATGCCCGCATCACGAAAAACATGGACGGCGACAGAGCGTACGGCTTCGGCTGTGTCGACCCCGGCTGGCAGCGCCGGGGGATCGGGACGGCCTTGCTGGAATGGCTCAGCGAACGGACCGTCCGGCGCTTCGCCGAGGACAGCCCGGCCGGGGGCGGCGGCGCCGTCCCGCGGCTGCGGATCCATATGGAGCAGCAGCATGAGCACCAGCAGCAGTTGCTTCGCAAAGCCGGGTTCCGGGTGGTGCGCTATTACAACGAGATGCACCGGCACTTGGACGGAGTCCCACTTCCCGAGGTGCGGCTCGATGACGGGCTGGCCCTCGTGACCATGCGCCCGGAGCTCAGTGAAGGCGTCCGGCAGGCCCACAACGCCGCCTTCCGTGACCATTGGGGCAGCGAGCCGAGGGACGAGGAGTCCTGGGGTTTCACGATGAATGATCCGCAGGCCAGGCCCGACCTGAGCGCAGTGGTCCTGGACCGCGCGTCCGGGATCGTCGCGGGCTACCAGCTGGCCAGCCATGACCCGGACAGCGCGGTGTCCCGCGGATACAGCGAGGGCTACACGGATCTGCTGGGCGTCCGCCGCGAGTACCGCGGACGGGGCATCGCGCAGGCCCTGCTCGCTGACGCGATGCGGCGCTTTGCGGCGGCCGGGATGGACCGGGCATCCCTGGACGTCGACTCGGAGAATCCCACCGGCGCGCTCGCCCTCTACGAAAAGATGGGTTACGCCGCGGTCAACCGGAGCCTGGCCTGGGACAAGGAATTTCCCGTTCCCGGCTGA
- a CDS encoding DinB family protein, whose translation MPIIPDEKDWTWVLTRACPECGFDASTVTPATVPGSVSNMLPRWRAALRRPDVAERPDDATWSVLEYASHVRDVFSLFDHRLNLMLTEDNARFENWDQDKTAVEQDYANADPAVVSAELTAEGEQIAESFAGVHEDEWGRKGFRSNGSEFTVMTLAQYFLHDVVHHLHDVDA comes from the coding sequence ATGCCTATCATCCCTGACGAAAAGGACTGGACCTGGGTGCTGACCCGGGCCTGCCCGGAATGCGGTTTCGACGCCTCAACGGTCACTCCGGCCACGGTTCCCGGGAGCGTCTCCAACATGCTTCCCCGCTGGCGGGCCGCACTGCGCCGCCCGGACGTGGCGGAACGCCCGGATGACGCCACGTGGTCCGTGCTGGAGTACGCATCGCACGTCCGGGATGTCTTCAGCCTTTTCGACCACCGGCTCAACCTGATGCTCACCGAAGACAACGCCCGGTTCGAGAACTGGGACCAGGACAAAACTGCGGTGGAGCAGGACTACGCCAATGCGGACCCCGCCGTCGTCAGTGCTGAACTGACCGCCGAGGGGGAACAGATCGCGGAGTCATTCGCCGGCGTGCATGAGGACGAATGGGGCCGGAAGGGCTTCCGGAGCAACGGCTCGGAGTTCACGGTAATGACCCTCGCGCAGTACTTCCTGCACGACGTCGTCCATCACCTGCACGACGTCGACGCCTGA